From a single Gadus morhua chromosome 3, gadMor3.0, whole genome shotgun sequence genomic region:
- the sid4 gene encoding secreted immunoglobulin domain 4, protein MDTSTAAAILISLVLSVGAQAPVVSIEPRVVSVRQGESVSIRCIVDGSQHPITREWKKSNSPRLADNVKVSRDGSVLTIADAQPDNQGQYRCVAANPAGRTSGTAVLNVRYPPTVTLTPAGPLRVRVGEPVSIECRVTGRPRPSLKWKRLGSPLDLVTKATEDVNTLEWALLRPEDSGVYACQAQNNEGMTEVKVEVTVQNQGTPVASVAVELITAVQGHTVTMECHATGNPTPVVTWSKLRAPLPWRHTVSGGVLTLTEVGRQDSGQYICNATNVHGYSQAYTQMEVEAPPYTTILPEQVRLRAGDALRLQCLAHGAAPLSFQWSRAGRAGLAPGAETTGDGQLLIARVKLSDSGTYKCVATNHLGASEALGKVVVKN, encoded by the exons ATGGATACCTCTACAGCTGCAGCGATCCTGatttctctggttctctcaG tggGCGCCCAGGCCCCGGTTGTGTCCATTGAGCCCCGCGTGGTGTCGGTGCGGCAGGGAGAGTCCGTTAGCATCAGGTGCATCGTGGATGGAAGTCAACATCCCATCACGCGGGAGTGGAAGAAGTCCAACAGCCCACGCTTAGCTG ATAATGTGAAGGTGAGCCGCGATGGTTCTGTCCTGACCATCGCTGACGCCCAGCCCGATAACCAGGGCCAGTACCGCTGTGTGGCGGCGAACCCCGCAGGCCGCACCTCTGGAACAGCTGTGCTGAATGTCAGAT ATCCTCCGACAGTGACGCTGACTCCTGCTGGGCCCCTGCGGGTCCGGGTGGGTGAACCTGTATCCATCGAATGCCGCGTCACAGGCCGGCCGCGGCCAAGCCTCAAGTGGAAACGCCTGGGCTCCCCCCTGGATCTTGTTACCAAGGCAACAGAGGATGTGAACACCCTAGAG tggGCGCTGCTCCGGCCGGAGGACTCAGGCGTGTACGCCTGCCAGGCGCAGAACAACGAGGGCATGACGgaggtcaaggtggaggtgacggtCCAGAACCAGGGCACTCCTGTGGCCTCGGTGGCGGTGGAGCTCATCACAGCGGTGCAGGGACACACCGTCACCATGGAGTGTCACGCCACTG GGAATCCTACGCCGGTCGTCACCTGGTCCAAACTCAGGGCGCCGTTGCCGTGGCGACACACGGTTTCCGGTGGCGTTCTGACCCTGACTGAGGTTGGGCGGCAGGACTCGGGGCAGTACATCTGCAACGCCACCAACGTCCACGGCTACAGTCAGGCGTACACCCAGATGGAGGTCGAGG CCCCGCCGTACACCACCATCCTGCCCGAGCAGGTGCGGCTGCGAGCGGGGGACGCCCTGCGGCTCCAGTGCCTGGCCCATGGGGCGGCGCCGCTGAGCTTCCAGTGGAGCAGGGCGGGCCGGGCGGGCCTCGCCCCCGGCGCAGAGACCACCGGCGACGGGCAGCTGCTGATAGCGCGGGTGAAGCTGTCGGACAGCGGGACGTACAAGTGCGTGGCCACCAACCACCTGGGGGCCAGTGAGGCACTGGGCAAGGTCGTTGTCAAGA attaA